Proteins co-encoded in one Halorussus vallis genomic window:
- a CDS encoding DEAD/DEAH box helicase — MATTGEQYVDHELLVPEFIERRMYQLQLAGRAKERHTLVSLPTGLGKTTVSLLVTAERLANVGGKSLFLAPTKPLVQQHADFYREALTIPDEDIVVFTGEVSPADRAELWERAQIVIATPQVVENDLVGSRVSLAPVTHLTFDECHRATGDYAYNYIAERYHQDAEKPLVTGMSASPGGDKDEILDVCENLGIGNVEVMTEEDSDVEEYTHDTEVEWERVELPDEIIEIRDAINEVISDRLEKLKTLGVINTTRPDVSQKDLNKVRGELQKLIDNDQSEGYKGMSAHAEVMKLRRAVELVETQSVEALRRYFERQRNAARSSGASKASQRFVSEPKVQEAMRRAEDYDGLHPKYSRARIRIAETLGIEGGQRVIVFTESRDTAEALTEFFGAHFDARRFVGQGDKEGSSGMTQKEQQETLDAFRAGEFEVLVSTSVAEEGLDVPEVDLVLFYEPVPTAIRSIQRKGRTGRQAEGRVAVLLAEDTRDEAYFWISKRREGEMEEEMRKLKGVADEVEEELDDSQRQLGDFGGSDGPAGESGRETDVDPGLQTFVGDDEDGDDEDAEAEDVQEERGTDDSAASPDADSADVDTEDTDAADAETAAGTEATTRTETTAQAEDADEEGVVATARPDDENVEIVVDQRELDSSIAKDLSTRDGLTTRLETLSVGDYVLSDRVVVERKSVSDFLDTLTGGDRSMFEQVGDATRHYARPVVILEGDGLYEERNVHPNAIRGALSSLAVDFGASVLRTRNQKDTADLLEVIATREQERDGREVSMHGEKASKTLAEQQEYVVSSIADIGPVTARSLLEKFKTVESVMTAREDDLLEVDGVGQVTAERIREVIGSDYDR, encoded by the coding sequence ATGGCGACGACCGGGGAGCAGTACGTGGACCACGAACTCCTCGTCCCGGAGTTCATCGAGCGACGAATGTATCAGTTGCAACTGGCGGGTCGGGCCAAAGAGCGCCACACCCTCGTCAGCCTCCCGACGGGGCTCGGCAAGACGACGGTGAGTCTGCTCGTGACCGCCGAGCGACTGGCGAACGTCGGGGGGAAGTCGCTCTTCCTCGCGCCGACCAAACCGCTGGTCCAGCAACACGCCGACTTCTACCGGGAGGCGCTGACGATTCCCGACGAGGACATCGTCGTGTTCACGGGCGAAGTGAGCCCCGCCGACCGCGCCGAACTGTGGGAGCGGGCCCAAATCGTCATCGCCACGCCCCAGGTCGTCGAGAACGACCTCGTTGGAAGCCGGGTCAGCCTCGCGCCGGTCACCCACCTCACCTTCGACGAGTGCCACCGCGCGACCGGCGACTACGCGTACAACTACATCGCCGAGCGCTACCATCAGGACGCCGAGAAACCCCTCGTCACGGGGATGAGCGCCTCGCCCGGCGGCGACAAGGACGAGATTCTGGACGTCTGCGAGAACCTCGGCATCGGAAACGTCGAGGTGATGACCGAGGAGGACAGCGACGTCGAGGAATACACCCACGACACCGAGGTCGAGTGGGAGCGCGTCGAACTACCCGACGAAATCATCGAGATTCGGGACGCGATAAACGAAGTCATCTCCGACCGACTTGAGAAACTGAAGACACTCGGGGTGATCAACACGACCCGGCCCGACGTCTCCCAGAAGGACCTCAACAAGGTTCGGGGTGAACTCCAGAAGCTCATCGACAACGACCAGTCGGAGGGCTACAAGGGGATGTCGGCCCACGCCGAGGTGATGAAACTCCGGCGGGCGGTCGAACTGGTCGAAACCCAGAGCGTCGAGGCGCTCCGGCGGTACTTCGAGCGCCAGCGCAACGCCGCCCGGTCGTCGGGCGCGTCGAAGGCCAGCCAGCGGTTCGTCTCCGAACCCAAGGTCCAGGAGGCGATGCGCCGGGCCGAGGACTACGACGGCCTCCACCCGAAGTACTCGCGGGCCCGCATCCGCATCGCCGAGACGCTGGGCATCGAGGGCGGCCAGCGGGTCATCGTGTTCACCGAGTCGCGGGACACCGCCGAGGCGCTGACCGAGTTCTTCGGCGCGCACTTCGACGCCCGGCGGTTCGTCGGCCAGGGCGACAAGGAGGGCTCCAGCGGGATGACCCAGAAGGAACAGCAGGAAACCCTCGACGCCTTCCGGGCCGGCGAGTTCGAGGTGCTGGTTTCGACCTCCGTCGCCGAGGAGGGCCTGGACGTACCCGAGGTCGACCTCGTGCTGTTCTACGAACCGGTTCCGACCGCCATCCGGTCCATCCAGCGCAAGGGCCGGACCGGCCGGCAGGCCGAGGGCCGGGTCGCGGTGCTCCTCGCGGAGGACACCCGCGACGAGGCGTACTTCTGGATCTCCAAGCGCCGCGAGGGCGAGATGGAAGAGGAGATGCGGAAACTGAAGGGCGTCGCCGACGAGGTCGAGGAGGAACTCGACGACTCCCAGCGCCAACTTGGCGACTTCGGCGGGTCGGACGGACCGGCGGGCGAGAGCGGCCGAGAAACCGACGTCGACCCCGGCCTGCAGACGTTCGTCGGAGACGATGAGGACGGCGACGACGAAGACGCCGAAGCGGAGGACGTCCAAGAGGAGCGCGGGACCGACGATTCCGCCGCGTCTCCGGATGCCGACAGCGCAGACGTCGACACCGAAGATACCGACGCCGCAGACGCCGAGACGGCCGCCGGGACCGAAGCGACGACTCGGACCGAGACGACCGCCCAGGCCGAAGACGCCGACGAGGAGGGCGTCGTCGCGACCGCGCGCCCCGACGACGAGAACGTCGAAATCGTGGTCGACCAGCGCGAACTCGACTCCTCCATCGCGAAGGACCTCTCGACCCGCGACGGCCTGACGACTCGCCTCGAAACCCTGTCGGTCGGCGACTACGTGCTGAGCGACCGCGTGGTGGTCGAACGCAAGTCCGTCTCGGACTTCCTGGACACCCTGACGGGCGGCGACCGCTCGATGTTCGAGCAGGTCGGCGACGCGACCCGCCACTACGCTCGCCCGGTCGTCATCTTGGAGGGCGACGGCCTCTACGAGGAGCGCAACGTCCACCCGAACGCCATCCGGGGCGCGCTGTCGTCGCTGGCGGTCGACTTCGGCGCGAGCGTCCTCCGGACCCGGAACCAGAAGGACACCGCCGACCTGCTGGAGGTCATCGCCACGCGCGAACAGGAGCGCGACGGCAGGGAGGTGTCGATGCACGGCGAGAAAGCGAGCAAGACGCTGGCCGAACAACAGGAGTACGTCGTCTCCTCCATCGCCGACATCGGCCCGGTGACCGCCCGCTCGCTGCTGGAGAAGTTCAAGACCGTCGAGTCGGTGATGACCGCCCGCGAGGACGATTTACTGGAAGTCGACGGCGTGGGGCAGGTGACCGCAGAACGGATTCGAGAGGTCATCGGGAGCGATTACGACCGGTAA
- a CDS encoding universal stress protein, translated as MEVLVPIDGSECSFRALSFGVEFARRFDASLHVVHITDSETDATEDILERAREVLAEEDVDCEPELSTDVGLEFRPADRVGKDIVDLVEERGYDHVVMGHHGSGSAIERAILGSAAHTVVEEEAVPVTVVP; from the coding sequence ATGGAAGTGCTGGTTCCCATCGACGGTTCGGAGTGCAGTTTCCGGGCGCTGTCGTTCGGCGTTGAGTTCGCCCGGCGGTTCGACGCGTCGCTCCACGTGGTCCACATCACCGACAGCGAAACCGACGCGACCGAGGACATCCTGGAGCGCGCCCGCGAGGTGCTCGCCGAGGAGGACGTCGACTGCGAACCCGAACTCTCGACCGACGTGGGTCTGGAGTTCCGGCCCGCCGACCGGGTCGGCAAGGACATCGTCGACCTGGTCGAGGAGCGCGGCTACGACCACGTGGTCATGGGCCACCACGGCTCGGGAAGCGCGATAGAACGAGCCATTCTCGGAAGTGCGGCCCACACGGTCGTCGAGGAAGAGGCCGTCCCGGTGACCGTCGTTCCGTAA
- a CDS encoding Sjogren's syndrome/scleroderma autoantigen 1 family protein: MSSDDSGFDKEAEREKLREKYEADQKDRENTRRMSELLLQGATMTGKHCNRCGDPIFRYDGQEFCPTCQQAGEAAANAAEADAGTAAADDAADEPDPVDADQAVAATDVSEDADESGDTADETHDGADAGEEPRVEINDVRVAGRRSDRSDTHSGPPSQQRGETDAEGRSDAGDGSRAPRERRGRSAGRHRHGSDARHRHAGASGRRGASARPDDAGPERHAEADLSEARATLVRTATDLARRAEATDDVARARELLAATREAAEALAALDRTNR, translated from the coding sequence ATGAGCAGCGACGATTCCGGCTTCGACAAGGAGGCCGAACGCGAGAAACTCCGGGAGAAGTACGAGGCCGACCAGAAGGACCGCGAGAACACGCGCCGGATGAGCGAACTCCTCCTCCAGGGCGCGACCATGACCGGCAAGCACTGCAACCGGTGTGGCGACCCCATCTTCCGCTACGACGGTCAGGAGTTCTGTCCGACCTGCCAGCAGGCGGGCGAAGCGGCGGCGAACGCCGCAGAGGCGGACGCCGGGACCGCGGCGGCCGACGACGCCGCCGACGAACCGGACCCCGTCGACGCCGACCAGGCCGTCGCTGCGACCGACGTCAGCGAGGACGCCGACGAATCCGGCGACACCGCCGACGAAACCCACGACGGCGCCGACGCCGGCGAGGAACCCCGCGTCGAGATAAACGACGTCCGGGTGGCCGGACGACGCTCCGACCGTTCCGACACGCACTCCGGACCGCCGTCACAGCAGCGGGGCGAAACCGACGCCGAGGGTCGCTCCGACGCCGGCGACGGGAGTCGCGCGCCCCGCGAACGTCGGGGGCGCTCCGCCGGCCGACACCGTCACGGCTCGGACGCTCGACACCGGCACGCAGGCGCGTCCGGTCGTCGGGGCGCGTCGGCGCGCCCCGACGACGCCGGCCCGGAAAGGCACGCCGAGGCCGACCTGAGCGAGGCCCGCGCGACGCTCGTCCGGACCGCGACCGACCTCGCCCGCCGCGCCGAGGCGACCGACGACGTGGCCCGTGCGCGCGAACTGCTCGCGGCCACGCGTGAGGCCGCCGAGGCGCTGGCGGCGCTCGACCGGACGAACCGCTGA
- the mdh gene encoding malate dehydrogenase yields MTKISVVGAAGTVGAAAAYNIALRDIADELVLVDIPDKEDDTVGQAADVNHGAAYDANTVVRQGGYEDTAGSDVVVITAGIPRQPGQTRIDLAGDNAPIMEDIGSSIAEHNEDFVTVTTSNPVDLLNRHLYETGDRAREKVIGFGGRLDSARFRYVLSRRFDEPVRNVEATILGEHGDAQVPVFSKVRVNGKDPEFDDDEKDEILEELKTSAMNVIEKKGATQWGPATGVGHMVEAVVRDTGEVLPGSITLDGEYGHDDVALGVPVKLGAGGVQEVVEWDLTEFEREQLGEAADKLSEQYDEIA; encoded by the coding sequence ATGACGAAAATCAGCGTGGTCGGCGCGGCCGGAACCGTCGGCGCCGCGGCGGCGTACAACATCGCGCTTCGGGATATCGCGGACGAACTGGTTCTCGTGGACATCCCCGACAAGGAGGACGACACGGTCGGGCAGGCGGCCGACGTCAACCACGGCGCGGCCTACGACGCCAACACGGTCGTCCGCCAGGGTGGCTACGAGGACACCGCCGGGTCGGACGTGGTCGTCATCACCGCCGGGATTCCGCGCCAGCCCGGCCAGACCCGCATCGACCTCGCGGGCGACAACGCGCCCATCATGGAGGACATCGGCTCGTCCATCGCCGAGCACAATGAGGACTTCGTGACGGTCACCACCTCGAACCCGGTCGACCTGCTGAACCGCCACCTCTACGAAACCGGCGACCGCGCCCGCGAGAAGGTCATCGGCTTCGGCGGCCGCCTCGACTCGGCGCGCTTCCGCTACGTCCTCAGCCGGCGCTTCGACGAACCGGTCCGGAACGTCGAGGCGACCATCCTGGGCGAGCACGGCGACGCCCAGGTGCCGGTGTTCTCGAAGGTCCGGGTCAACGGTAAGGACCCTGAGTTCGACGACGACGAGAAGGACGAGATTCTCGAGGAACTCAAGACCAGCGCGATGAACGTCATCGAGAAGAAGGGCGCGACCCAGTGGGGTCCTGCCACGGGCGTCGGCCACATGGTCGAAGCCGTCGTCCGGGACACCGGCGAGGTGCTGCCCGGTTCCATCACGCTCGACGGCGAGTACGGCCACGACGACGTCGCGCTCGGCGTCCCCGTCAAACTCGGCGCGGGCGGCGTCCAGGAGGTCGTCGAGTGGGACCTCACCGAGTTCGAGCGCGAACAGCTCGGCGAGGCCGCCGACAAACTCTCCGAGCAGTACGACGAAATCGCGTAA
- a CDS encoding metallophosphoesterase family protein, which yields MKVAVLSDVHSNLVALEAVLADLPDVDAAVCAGDVVGYNPWPAECVDVVRDREIPTVMGNHDRAVSSGTSFGFNSMARAGVELSRKRLSTDQRDWLAALPDERREFDGRVKVVHGHPDDPDRYTRPDEFSADLLGDEDVIVMGHTHVQHHEVYDEGVVMNPGSVGQPRDRDPRAAYAILDLEALAVEEHRVEYDIEAVQAAVEEAGLPSKIGSRLSAGR from the coding sequence ATGAAGGTCGCCGTCCTCTCGGACGTGCACTCGAACCTGGTCGCGCTCGAAGCGGTCCTCGCGGACCTCCCCGACGTGGACGCCGCCGTCTGCGCGGGCGACGTCGTCGGTTACAACCCGTGGCCCGCCGAGTGCGTCGATGTGGTCCGCGACCGCGAAATTCCGACCGTGATGGGCAACCACGACCGAGCGGTTTCCTCGGGTACTTCGTTCGGTTTCAACTCGATGGCGCGGGCAGGTGTGGAACTCTCCCGCAAGCGGCTCTCGACCGACCAGCGGGACTGGCTGGCGGCCCTCCCCGACGAACGCCGGGAGTTCGACGGTCGGGTGAAGGTCGTCCACGGCCACCCCGACGACCCCGACCGCTACACCCGACCCGATGAGTTCTCGGCCGACCTGCTCGGCGACGAGGACGTGATCGTGATGGGTCACACCCACGTCCAGCACCACGAGGTCTACGACGAGGGCGTCGTGATGAACCCCGGGAGCGTCGGCCAGCCCCGGGACCGCGACCCCCGCGCGGCCTACGCGATACTCGACCTCGAAGCCCTCGCCGTGGAGGAGCACCGGGTCGAGTACGACATCGAGGCGGTGCAGGCGGCCGTCGAGGAGGCGGGACTCCCGAGCAAAATCGGTAGTCGGCTCTCCGCGGGACGGTAG
- a CDS encoding IMP cyclohydrolase, protein MYVGRFVVVGPSIAAYRVSSRSFPNRKVVERGDALTVAPTEDASETDNPYISYNCVRRADGAANADAAVVGNGSHVDPVTEKLELSYPARDALAESLLALDYEKDDYDTPRIAGVLTDDSAYVGTVRKDALLVREVSEPTLVATYEKDAPESFDFAAETAAEAAGEAYDLDFEHTVCAAGVARTDDGFAFAVENGDR, encoded by the coding sequence ATGTACGTCGGACGCTTCGTCGTCGTCGGCCCGAGCATCGCCGCCTACCGAGTCTCCTCGCGGTCGTTCCCGAACCGGAAAGTCGTCGAGCGCGGCGACGCCCTGACCGTCGCGCCGACCGAAGACGCCTCCGAAACCGACAACCCCTACATCTCGTACAACTGCGTTCGCCGCGCCGACGGCGCGGCGAACGCCGACGCCGCGGTGGTCGGCAACGGCTCGCACGTCGACCCCGTCACCGAGAAACTCGAACTGAGCTACCCCGCCCGCGACGCCCTCGCCGAGAGCCTCCTGGCGCTCGACTACGAGAAGGACGACTACGACACGCCCCGCATCGCGGGCGTGCTGACCGACGACTCGGCGTACGTCGGCACCGTCCGAAAGGACGCCCTGCTCGTCCGCGAGGTGTCGGAGCCGACCCTCGTGGCGACCTACGAGAAGGACGCCCCCGAATCGTTCGACTTCGCCGCCGAGACGGCCGCCGAGGCCGCGGGCGAGGCGTACGACCTCGACTTCGAACACACGGTGTGCGCGGCGGGCGTCGCTCGCACCGACGACGGCTTCGCGTTCGCCGTCGAGAACGGCGACCGATAG
- a CDS encoding DUF5789 family protein yields MADRDPDPEREQRNARERQRERTESVETMLGEAGEMLGEHKYPATSEELATEYGDQPLDLQNETESLGSVFDRLVDERFESAEEAREAVYDEITGEAAGPEEYNDQRDLRELDENAVDEESDVNSN; encoded by the coding sequence ATGGCCGACCGCGACCCAGACCCCGAGCGCGAGCAGCGAAACGCCCGCGAGCGACAGCGCGAGCGAACCGAGAGCGTCGAAACCATGCTCGGCGAGGCCGGCGAGATGCTCGGCGAGCACAAGTACCCCGCGACCAGCGAGGAACTCGCCACCGAGTACGGCGACCAACCGCTGGACCTCCAGAACGAAACCGAGAGCCTCGGGAGCGTCTTCGACCGCCTCGTCGACGAGCGGTTCGAGTCGGCCGAGGAGGCCCGCGAGGCCGTCTACGACGAGATCACCGGCGAGGCCGCCGGTCCCGAGGAGTACAACGACCAGCGCGACCTGCGGGAACTCGACGAGAACGCGGTCGACGAGGAGTCGGACGTCAACTCCAACTGA
- the cgi121 gene encoding KEOPS complex subunit Cgi121: MKVVEGRVDVDDVDAFLDDLAAIGEEYDCAVQAFDADLVAGRDHLDAAVERADRSFDRGENVARDRAVEILLYAAGRRQINRALRMGVSSGENDVAVVVHPENETDAAAAARPAASAVGDLLTPAETLGADRIDREAVREFFDVGDAELAATDATLADLVCERVALLDVEK, from the coding sequence GTGAAGGTCGTCGAGGGCCGCGTCGACGTCGACGACGTGGACGCCTTCCTCGACGACCTCGCCGCCATCGGTGAGGAGTACGACTGCGCGGTGCAGGCGTTCGACGCCGACCTCGTGGCCGGCCGCGACCACCTCGACGCCGCGGTCGAGCGCGCCGACCGGTCGTTCGACCGCGGCGAGAACGTCGCCCGTGACCGCGCGGTCGAGATACTGCTGTACGCCGCGGGTCGCCGCCAGATCAACCGTGCGCTCCGGATGGGCGTCTCGTCGGGCGAAAACGACGTCGCAGTGGTCGTCCACCCGGAGAACGAAACCGACGCGGCCGCCGCTGCGCGGCCGGCCGCGTCGGCGGTCGGCGACCTGCTGACGCCGGCCGAGACGCTCGGGGCCGACCGAATCGACCGCGAGGCCGTCCGGGAGTTCTTCGACGTCGGCGACGCCGAACTCGCCGCGACCGACGCGACGCTCGCCGACCTCGTCTGCGAGCGGGTCGCATTGCTCGACGTGGAGAAGTGA
- a CDS encoding ATP-dependent DNA helicase translates to MKVEDLSGLPDGVVDHFREQGIEELYPPQAEAVEAGVTDGDSVVASVPTASGKTFVAELAMLSSVARGGKALYIVPLRALASEKKAEFEEFEQFGVSVGVSTGNYESDGDWLASRDIIVATSEKVDSLVRNGAQWMDDLTCVVADEVHLVDSKNRGPTLEVTLAKLRKLNPALQVVALSATVGNADEVAEWLDAELVDSTWRPIDLRAGVLYGQALHFDDGSQTQISRGNEKATAALVEDTLSDGGSSLVFVNSRRNAEAAARRLSDVTRDYLDDDERRKLAEIAEDIRAVSDTETSDDLADAVEKGAAFHHAGLASDHREMVEDAFRDRLVKVISATPTLAAGVNTPSRRVIVRDWRRYDGDVGGMKPLDVLEVHQMFGRAGRPGLDPYGEAVLIANSHDELDELFDRYVWADPEAVRSKLAAEPALRTHILATVASGFADTEDELLEFLERTLYATQTDETGRLEAVTNNVLEYLERNEFLEREDGGLRATGLGHRVSQLYVDPMSAAEIIHGLRDADDRPTAMGLFHLVSRTPDMYELYLRSGDREEYTELAYEREPEFLGSMPSEFEDHAFEDWLSALKTARLLEDWASELDEDRITERYGVGPGDIRGKVETAEWLLNAAERLAAELDLDAGPAIREARKRVEYGVDEELLDLAGVRDVGRKRARRLYDAGIESRADLRDADKSVVLGALKGRRKTAEKILENVGRKDVDLEGVRASAEASASADADDGEGQQSLGDFS, encoded by the coding sequence GTGAAGGTCGAGGACCTCTCCGGACTCCCCGACGGCGTGGTCGACCACTTCCGCGAGCAGGGAATCGAGGAACTGTACCCGCCCCAGGCCGAGGCCGTCGAGGCGGGCGTCACCGACGGCGACAGCGTCGTCGCCAGCGTCCCGACCGCGAGCGGCAAGACGTTCGTCGCCGAACTCGCCATGCTGTCGAGCGTCGCCCGCGGCGGCAAGGCGCTGTACATCGTCCCGCTCCGGGCGCTCGCCTCCGAGAAGAAGGCCGAGTTCGAGGAGTTCGAGCAGTTCGGCGTCTCGGTCGGCGTCTCGACCGGCAACTACGAGAGCGACGGCGACTGGCTGGCCAGCCGAGACATCATCGTCGCGACCAGCGAGAAGGTCGACTCGCTCGTGCGCAACGGCGCCCAGTGGATGGACGACCTGACCTGCGTGGTCGCCGACGAGGTCCACCTCGTCGACTCGAAAAACAGGGGGCCGACCCTCGAAGTCACCCTCGCCAAACTCCGAAAGCTCAACCCCGCGCTCCAGGTCGTCGCGCTCTCGGCGACCGTCGGCAACGCCGACGAGGTCGCCGAGTGGCTCGACGCCGAACTCGTCGACTCGACCTGGCGACCCATCGACCTCCGGGCGGGCGTCCTCTACGGCCAGGCGCTCCACTTCGACGACGGCTCCCAGACCCAAATCTCCCGGGGTAACGAGAAGGCGACCGCCGCGCTCGTCGAGGACACCCTGAGCGACGGCGGGTCGTCGCTCGTGTTCGTCAACTCCCGGCGCAACGCCGAGGCGGCCGCCCGCCGCCTCTCGGACGTGACCCGCGACTACCTCGACGACGACGAACGCAGGAAACTCGCCGAGATCGCCGAGGACATCCGGGCGGTCAGCGACACCGAAACCAGCGACGACCTGGCCGACGCCGTCGAGAAGGGCGCCGCCTTCCACCACGCCGGCCTGGCGAGCGACCACCGCGAGATGGTCGAGGACGCCTTCCGCGACCGCCTCGTGAAGGTCATCTCCGCGACGCCCACGCTCGCGGCCGGGGTCAACACCCCCTCGCGGCGGGTCATCGTCCGCGACTGGCGGCGCTACGACGGCGACGTCGGCGGGATGAAACCCCTCGACGTGCTCGAAGTCCACCAGATGTTCGGCCGGGCAGGCCGACCCGGCCTCGACCCCTACGGCGAGGCGGTGCTCATCGCCAACAGCCACGACGAACTCGACGAACTGTTCGACCGCTACGTCTGGGCCGACCCCGAGGCGGTCCGGTCGAAACTCGCGGCCGAACCCGCGCTCCGGACCCACATCCTCGCGACGGTCGCGTCCGGGTTCGCCGACACCGAGGACGAACTGCTGGAGTTCCTCGAACGCACGCTCTACGCGACCCAGACCGACGAAACCGGCCGGCTCGAAGCCGTCACGAACAACGTCCTCGAGTACCTCGAACGCAACGAGTTCCTCGAACGCGAGGACGGTGGGCTCCGGGCGACCGGACTGGGCCACCGGGTTTCGCAGCTCTACGTCGACCCGATGAGCGCCGCCGAGATAATTCACGGCCTCCGGGACGCCGACGACCGTCCCACGGCGATGGGACTCTTCCACCTCGTCTCGCGCACGCCGGACATGTACGAGCTCTACCTCCGGTCGGGCGATCGCGAGGAGTACACCGAACTCGCCTACGAGCGCGAACCCGAGTTCCTCGGGTCGATGCCCTCTGAGTTCGAGGACCACGCCTTCGAGGACTGGCTCTCGGCACTCAAGACCGCCCGCCTGCTCGAAGACTGGGCCTCCGAACTCGACGAGGACCGCATCACCGAGCGCTACGGCGTCGGCCCGGGCGACATCCGCGGGAAGGTCGAAACCGCCGAGTGGCTGTTGAACGCCGCCGAGCGACTCGCGGCCGAACTCGACCTCGACGCCGGGCCGGCCATCCGCGAGGCCCGAAAGCGCGTCGAGTACGGCGTCGACGAGGAACTGCTGGACCTGGCGGGCGTCCGCGACGTCGGCCGCAAGCGCGCCCGGCGCCTCTACGACGCGGGCATCGAGTCCCGCGCCGACCTTCGGGACGCCGACAAGTCGGTCGTCCTCGGCGCGCTCAAGGGCCGCCGGAAGACCGCCGAGAAGATTCTGGAGAACGTCGGCCGGAAGGACGTCGACCTGGAGGGCGTCCGGGCCTCTGCGGAGGCGAGCGCGAGCGCCGACGCCGACGACGGCGAGGGTCAGCAGAGCCTCGGTGATTTCTCGTGA
- a CDS encoding ferredoxin, protein MRIEFDRDVCTGMFQCTAEWDAFEENRDEGKADLRDSEEKDDESDVFVREIPEDAEFDAKMAARVCPVDAIRVYDDDGSQLIP, encoded by the coding sequence ATGCGAATCGAGTTCGACCGCGACGTCTGCACCGGGATGTTCCAGTGCACCGCCGAGTGGGACGCCTTCGAGGAGAACCGCGACGAGGGCAAGGCCGACCTCCGGGACTCGGAGGAGAAGGACGACGAGTCGGACGTGTTCGTCCGCGAGATACCCGAGGACGCCGAATTCGACGCGAAGATGGCCGCCCGCGTCTGTCCGGTGGACGCGATTCGGGTGTACGACGACGACGGCTCTCAGCTGATTCCCTGA
- a CDS encoding DUF7089 family protein, producing MFEERSLPEDVAGVREAHAPDAVVLDCGSDFETLAPAQAEDLGLLVDALDPLSYPEEWLPEDVPALLRRFASSDFTVGMPGDGSVAWTRQTAPPVVLVKARVQGSPGTFVDFLVAEALVGVGTGHPEHFLGFFGERYRELDAALPFDSGSVYQIAAALYDAYLGLHTRETFAEWDEDGSEPRPRLHEAWVDAGERIEPRLSRLPASMARDETDFADAAEFACSAVKHGLDVPAPFAALDTEAYRDHGAAYAVKWAEKTFD from the coding sequence ATGTTCGAGGAACGCTCGCTCCCCGAGGACGTGGCGGGGGTCCGCGAGGCCCACGCCCCGGACGCCGTCGTCCTCGACTGCGGGTCGGACTTCGAGACGCTCGCGCCCGCGCAGGCCGAGGACCTCGGCCTGCTCGTGGACGCCCTCGACCCGCTGTCGTACCCCGAGGAGTGGCTTCCCGAGGATGTGCCCGCGCTCCTCCGGCGGTTCGCCTCGTCGGACTTCACCGTCGGGATGCCGGGCGACGGGAGCGTCGCCTGGACCCGCCAGACCGCCCCGCCGGTCGTCCTCGTGAAGGCGCGAGTCCAAGGGTCGCCCGGGACGTTCGTCGACTTCCTCGTCGCCGAGGCGCTCGTCGGGGTCGGGACCGGACACCCCGAACACTTCCTCGGGTTCTTCGGCGAACGGTACCGCGAACTCGACGCGGCGCTCCCCTTCGACTCGGGGAGCGTCTACCAGATAGCCGCGGCGCTCTACGACGCCTACCTCGGCCTCCACACGCGCGAGACGTTCGCGGAGTGGGACGAGGACGGGAGCGAACCTCGCCCGCGACTCCACGAGGCCTGGGTCGACGCCGGCGAGCGTATCGAACCCAGACTGTCGAGGCTCCCCGCCTCGATGGCCCGCGACGAAACCGACTTCGCCGACGCCGCAGAGTTCGCCTGCAGCGCAGTCAAGCACGGCCTCGACGTACCCGCGCCGTTCGCGGCGCTCGACACCGAAGCGTACCGCGACCACGGCGCGGCATACGCCGTCAAGTGGGCCGAGAAGACGTTCGACTGA